A single region of the Sorghum bicolor cultivar BTx623 chromosome 9, Sorghum_bicolor_NCBIv3, whole genome shotgun sequence genome encodes:
- the LOC110430166 gene encoding ubiquitin carboxyl-terminal hydrolase 25 isoform X1 — MAPTAEPSSPPPQRRPRTGPPPGLKNLGNTCYLNSVLQCLASTPPLATFCLASRHSILCKKVFPNRDKECAFCVLELQIARLLRADAGALDSPAKVIRCMPLFAEHFRWGRQEDAHEFLRYVVDACHTAGLRIRKRLPAAGASGNCGEDGRAQAACLVMRETFGGALLSQVKCLVCKGESNKTDEIMDISLDLPGSSSVADALARFFQPEILEGANKYSCERCKKLTSARKQMFMLRAPKVLVIQLKRFEGINGGKINRNIEFKEILGLSDCMYNKNKNQTISVIPLIDMTYILACMELQDPQPVYNLFGCIVHSGLSPESGHYYAYVKDSIGQWFCCNDSHVSLSSSQNVLSEKVYILFYILNSKTQKPSTNGYSSTAVKPFSTNGIGISSTSSSETSKIPLVKQNGICSTKDNVLMPLKNGKTASGPLIKPIHFKNSAAEKVMSNGKVNLTSKINPEVNETAKSSESNGYKTGQFAGPIKNNADNTISCGERGQQSERILQDANGNGQPRTLQDANGNDQPGHHSQYLGGTSNGNAMPAQQETSNGNATPSQQETSNGNAMPTQQETSNGNATPAQQEISNGKASHAEQYSDQSSHANSSGNKRQFEEDKFQEMLAKSANSELRLSVWMDDVYNFMRSQKRRRIQSSDISQDFDTMRKQLASDARIFRSKVPESLIDNLIKRLRSYFEGKYSPNA, encoded by the exons ATGGCCCCGACCGCGGAGCcgtcttcgccgccgccgcagcggcgCCCCCGCACGGGCCCACCCCCGGGGCTGAAGAACCTCGGCAACACCTGCTACCTCAACAGCGTCCTCCAGTGCCTCGCGTCCACGCCGCCCCTCGCCACGTTCTGCCTCGCCTCTCGCCACTCCATCCTGT GCAAGAAGGTGTTCCCGAACAGGGACAAGGAGTGCGCGTTCTGCGTGCTTGAGCTGCAGATCGCCCGGCTGCTTCGGGCGGATGCAGGGGCACTCGATTCCCCAGCAAAGGTTATCCGCTGCATGCCCCTATTCGCCGAGCACTTCAGGTGGGGGCGCCAGGAGGACGCGCACGAGTTCCTCCGCTATGTTGTGGATGCCTGTCACACTGCTGGCCTCCGCATTCGCAAGCGGCTACCTGCAGCAGGTGCCAGTGGTAACTGTGGTGAGGATGGCCGGGCACAGGCGGCGTGTCTGGTTATGAGGGAGACATTTGGCGGGGCATTGTTGAGTCAAGTGAAGTGCCTTGTGTGCAAGGGAGAGTCTAACAAGACTGATGAGATAATGGACATCAGTCTCGATCTGCCTGGGAGCAGTTCTGTTGCTGATGCCCTTGCCCGCTTCTTTCAGCCGGAGATATTGGAGGGCGCAAACAAATATAGCTGTGAAAG ATGTAAAAAGCTCACCTCAGCACGGAAGCAAATGTTTATGCTGAGGGCACCTAAGGTGCTTGTCATACAACTCAAG AGGTTTGAGGGGATAAATGGTGGAAAGATCAACAGGAATATAGAATTCAAGGAGATACTTGGTCTTTCTGATTGCATgtacaataaaaataaaaaccag ACTATATCAGTTATCCCCTTGATTGATATGACATATATCTTGGCTTGCATGGAGCTGCAGGATCCGCAACCAGTATATAATCTTTTTGGTTGTATCGTCCACTCAGGGCTCTCCCCAGAGTCTGGTCACTACTATGCCTATGTTAAG GATTCTATTGGTCAATGGTTTTGTTGTAACGATTCTCATGTCTCCCTATCAAGCTCTCAGAATGTTTTGTCTGAGAAGGTCTATATCCTATTTTATATACTgaattcaaaaactcaaaagccTAGTACAAATGGTTACTCTTCTACTGCAGTTAAACCTTTCAGCACCAATGGAATTGGCATATCAAGCACCTCATCTAGTGAGACCTCGAAGATACCTTTGGTAAAACAGAATGGCATATGTTCTACCAAAGATAATGTACTGATGCCCTTGAAGAATGGAAAAACTGCATCAGGTCCACTTATCAAGCCGATTCACTTTAAGAATAGCGCAGCAGAAAAGGTTATGTCAAATGGCAAAGTAAACCTCACTTCAAAAATTAATCCAGAGGTCAATGAAACTGCTAAATCATCAGAATCAAATGGGTACAAGACTGGACAGTTTGCGGGACCCATTAAAAATAATGCTGATAATACTATTTCTTGTGGAGAGAGAGGCCAACAGTCAGAAAGAATACTGCAGGATGCAAATGGAAATGGCCAGCCAAGAACACTGCAGGATGCAAATGGAAATGACCAGCCAGGTCATCATTCCCAGTATCTTGGTGGGACCAGTAACGGCAATGCTATGCCCGCTCAACAAGAGACCAGTAATGGCAATGCCACGCCCTCTCAACAAGAGACCAGTAATGGAAATGCCATGCCCACTCAACAAGAGACCAGTAATGGCAATGCCACGCCTGCTCAACAGGAGATCAGTAATGGCAAGGCCTCACATGCTGAACAATATTCTGACCAGTCATCTCATGCAAACTCTTCAGGAAACAAACGCCAATTTGAAGAAGATAAGTTTCAGGAAAT gcTCGCTAAGTCAGCTAATTCTGAGCTTCGGCTGTCTGTATGGATGGATGATGTCTACAATTTTATGCGCTCGCAAAAGAGGCGTCGGATTCAAAGTTCAGACATTTCTCAAGATTTTGATACAATGAG AAAGCAGCTAGCATCAGATGCTAGAATATTTAGGTCAAAAGTTCCGGAGTCACTGATAGACAATCTCATCAAACGTCTGAGATCATACTTTGAGGGCAAATATTCACCAAATGCCTAG
- the LOC110430166 gene encoding ubiquitin carboxyl-terminal hydrolase 25 isoform X2, translating into MAPTAEPSSPPPQRRPRTGPPPGLKNLGNTCYLNSVLQCLASTPPLATFCLASRHSILCKKVFPNRDKECAFCVLELQIARLLRADAGALDSPAKVIRCMPLFAEHFRWGRQEDAHEFLRYVVDACHTAGLRIRKRLPAAGASGNCGEDGRAQAACLVMRETFGGALLSQVKCLVCKGESNKTDEIMDISLDLPGSSSVADALARFFQPEILEGANKYSCERCKKLTSARKQMFMLRAPKVLVIQLKRFEGINGGKINRNIEFKEILGLSDCMYNKNKNQDPQPVYNLFGCIVHSGLSPESGHYYAYVKDSIGQWFCCNDSHVSLSSSQNVLSEKVYILFYILNSKTQKPSTNGYSSTAVKPFSTNGIGISSTSSSETSKIPLVKQNGICSTKDNVLMPLKNGKTASGPLIKPIHFKNSAAEKVMSNGKVNLTSKINPEVNETAKSSESNGYKTGQFAGPIKNNADNTISCGERGQQSERILQDANGNGQPRTLQDANGNDQPGHHSQYLGGTSNGNAMPAQQETSNGNATPSQQETSNGNAMPTQQETSNGNATPAQQEISNGKASHAEQYSDQSSHANSSGNKRQFEEDKFQEMLAKSANSELRLSVWMDDVYNFMRSQKRRRIQSSDISQDFDTMRKQLASDARIFRSKVPESLIDNLIKRLRSYFEGKYSPNA; encoded by the exons ATGGCCCCGACCGCGGAGCcgtcttcgccgccgccgcagcggcgCCCCCGCACGGGCCCACCCCCGGGGCTGAAGAACCTCGGCAACACCTGCTACCTCAACAGCGTCCTCCAGTGCCTCGCGTCCACGCCGCCCCTCGCCACGTTCTGCCTCGCCTCTCGCCACTCCATCCTGT GCAAGAAGGTGTTCCCGAACAGGGACAAGGAGTGCGCGTTCTGCGTGCTTGAGCTGCAGATCGCCCGGCTGCTTCGGGCGGATGCAGGGGCACTCGATTCCCCAGCAAAGGTTATCCGCTGCATGCCCCTATTCGCCGAGCACTTCAGGTGGGGGCGCCAGGAGGACGCGCACGAGTTCCTCCGCTATGTTGTGGATGCCTGTCACACTGCTGGCCTCCGCATTCGCAAGCGGCTACCTGCAGCAGGTGCCAGTGGTAACTGTGGTGAGGATGGCCGGGCACAGGCGGCGTGTCTGGTTATGAGGGAGACATTTGGCGGGGCATTGTTGAGTCAAGTGAAGTGCCTTGTGTGCAAGGGAGAGTCTAACAAGACTGATGAGATAATGGACATCAGTCTCGATCTGCCTGGGAGCAGTTCTGTTGCTGATGCCCTTGCCCGCTTCTTTCAGCCGGAGATATTGGAGGGCGCAAACAAATATAGCTGTGAAAG ATGTAAAAAGCTCACCTCAGCACGGAAGCAAATGTTTATGCTGAGGGCACCTAAGGTGCTTGTCATACAACTCAAG AGGTTTGAGGGGATAAATGGTGGAAAGATCAACAGGAATATAGAATTCAAGGAGATACTTGGTCTTTCTGATTGCATgtacaataaaaataaaaaccag GATCCGCAACCAGTATATAATCTTTTTGGTTGTATCGTCCACTCAGGGCTCTCCCCAGAGTCTGGTCACTACTATGCCTATGTTAAG GATTCTATTGGTCAATGGTTTTGTTGTAACGATTCTCATGTCTCCCTATCAAGCTCTCAGAATGTTTTGTCTGAGAAGGTCTATATCCTATTTTATATACTgaattcaaaaactcaaaagccTAGTACAAATGGTTACTCTTCTACTGCAGTTAAACCTTTCAGCACCAATGGAATTGGCATATCAAGCACCTCATCTAGTGAGACCTCGAAGATACCTTTGGTAAAACAGAATGGCATATGTTCTACCAAAGATAATGTACTGATGCCCTTGAAGAATGGAAAAACTGCATCAGGTCCACTTATCAAGCCGATTCACTTTAAGAATAGCGCAGCAGAAAAGGTTATGTCAAATGGCAAAGTAAACCTCACTTCAAAAATTAATCCAGAGGTCAATGAAACTGCTAAATCATCAGAATCAAATGGGTACAAGACTGGACAGTTTGCGGGACCCATTAAAAATAATGCTGATAATACTATTTCTTGTGGAGAGAGAGGCCAACAGTCAGAAAGAATACTGCAGGATGCAAATGGAAATGGCCAGCCAAGAACACTGCAGGATGCAAATGGAAATGACCAGCCAGGTCATCATTCCCAGTATCTTGGTGGGACCAGTAACGGCAATGCTATGCCCGCTCAACAAGAGACCAGTAATGGCAATGCCACGCCCTCTCAACAAGAGACCAGTAATGGAAATGCCATGCCCACTCAACAAGAGACCAGTAATGGCAATGCCACGCCTGCTCAACAGGAGATCAGTAATGGCAAGGCCTCACATGCTGAACAATATTCTGACCAGTCATCTCATGCAAACTCTTCAGGAAACAAACGCCAATTTGAAGAAGATAAGTTTCAGGAAAT gcTCGCTAAGTCAGCTAATTCTGAGCTTCGGCTGTCTGTATGGATGGATGATGTCTACAATTTTATGCGCTCGCAAAAGAGGCGTCGGATTCAAAGTTCAGACATTTCTCAAGATTTTGATACAATGAG AAAGCAGCTAGCATCAGATGCTAGAATATTTAGGTCAAAAGTTCCGGAGTCACTGATAGACAATCTCATCAAACGTCTGAGATCATACTTTGAGGGCAAATATTCACCAAATGCCTAG